The DNA segment GCGGCGATCGCCCTTTCCGTAGCCTTCCTCGCGTTCCTGCTCGTCAACATGACATGGAAGGGGGCCAGCGGCTTTACCCGCGCCGAGGTCAAGATCGCGCTCGATTTCCCGCGCTCCGACCTGATCGTCGATCCGGCGGCGCTACGCGGCGGCGATGCCGAACGCACCCTTGCCGATGCGGGGCTCGAAAATGTCCTCGATCAGGCCGCGGTTGCCCAGTTCGGTGAGGGCGGAGCGGATTTGTTCGGCGGCGCCAGCGCGCGCGAACTGGCGTCGCAGCTGATTGCCGAGCCCGACCTCCTGACGCGCCGCGCGGAACTGTGGCTGCCGCTGTCGTCGAAGGGAGACGTCGCCGCCAAGACGGACGGAGATCCTGCGCTTGAGCAATTACTTGCCAAGGCCGAGGTCCGCCGGAGCTTCAACAGCAGCTTCCTGACCAGTTCGGACGCCACCGATGCATCGGTCGTAGGCGTATGGGGGGCGCTGAAGGGCAGCTTCCTGACCATCCTGGTGACGATGGCGCTGGCATTCCCGATCGGCGTTCTTGCCGCACTTTACCTTGAGGAATTCGCGGCGCGGAACCGTTGGACCGACATGATCGAGGTCAGCATCAACAATCTTGCCGCGGTGCCGTCGATCATCTTCGGCCTGCTCGGGCTCGCCGTGTTCCTGAACTTCATGCACCTGCCGCGTTCCGCGCCGCTGGTCGGGGGCCTGACGCTCGCGCTGATGACCATGCCGGTCATTGTCATTGCCGGGCGCAACGCGATCAAATCGGTGCCGCCGTCGATCCGCGACGCGGCCCTTGGCGTCGGTGCCTCGAAGATGCAGGTTGTATTTCACCATGTCTTGCCGCTGGCCCTTCCGGGGATCCTGACCGGCACGATCATCGGCATGGCCCGCGCGCTAGGCGAAACGGCGCCCTTGCTGATGATTGGCATGCGCGCCTTCATCGCGTCGCCCCCGCAAAGCATCACCGAGCCGGC comes from the Sphingomonas xanthus genome and includes:
- the pstA gene encoding phosphate ABC transporter permease PstA, whose protein sequence is MNSLSSASRWTDGSMRKRVAKRYAAERRFRLFGLAAIALSVAFLAFLLVNMTWKGASGFTRAEVKIALDFPRSDLIVDPAALRGGDAERTLADAGLENVLDQAAVAQFGEGGADLFGGASARELASQLIAEPDLLTRRAELWLPLSSKGDVAAKTDGDPALEQLLAKAEVRRSFNSSFLTSSDATDASVVGVWGALKGSFLTILVTMALAFPIGVLAALYLEEFAARNRWTDMIEVSINNLAAVPSIIFGLLGLAVFLNFMHLPRSAPLVGGLTLALMTMPVIVIAGRNAIKSVPPSIRDAALGVGASKMQVVFHHVLPLALPGILTGTIIGMARALGETAPLLMIGMRAFIASPPQSITEPASVLPVQIFLWSDEVDRGFVEKTSAAIIVLLVFMLLMNGLAIYLRNKFERRW